The Glycine max cultivar Williams 82 chromosome 3, Glycine_max_v4.0, whole genome shotgun sequence sequence TAGGTCTCATACTTTTCaagtaatcttgacttctagcCTCTCACaccttaacattttttacaatgaaactgtcattttttttcttcaatatggaatttattgataaatgtgtccctgaaagatgaagatataaaatttaattcttaaaagtataaaaagtacaacaaatatttttttgtcaatgttAATGAAATAACCTATGTGACACAGAGGTacaaattttatactaaaatgattgtcaacgtgGATTGCTAACATAGgggcatatttgtcataatatttttttttattttttgtcttctcACTCTACTgacaaagatgaaaatataaaatttagtctccgaaaatataaaaagtacgataaatatatctaaacattaataatgaattatatATGAGAGAAGTTAGGGAAAAAgtgattaaaaaatagtaaaatacaacTTAAGATTTGAACTCTTATACTTTGATTATATACCTATTTATCCATCTATCAAATTGTTAatcagttttttaattaatcaatataactacttattttctaaaataaaataaatttatttagttttatgatataaaaaaattgagttaccatttaaaaaaatgaaaaccttttatttcttaaaattttttgtttcttcaattaattattaatctttattaggTACTCTGCCACATTATGTCAAATGGAATATAAGGTAACTGCAATCCCTAAATCaacgagagatacaactctACGTTCCAAAGACAAAGAATAAACCTCTGTATTAATTTGaacattattgtattttttatttaaatttagttgaattctttatttgttagtaatcatttaattcatattatgtataataagtgtTGTTTCAAGTGGAAACATATAAGGTTTATCCAAGGGGTTATTTCATatttgaggtatatatatacattttattgattaaggaaaaatatttataattccaCTTTGTCTTTATCTagattaaattttgtgagactttttattataaaaaaatagttgattaattttttttaagtaaataaataaataaatttgatcccGCGATCGGTTGTATTTTTTCTACTAAAAACTCttgacatattattttcaatctaaatataatGGTACTTAAGTTGAAATTGAGAtatggaataattttaaagattaaaagtgagaaatttagtagaaatttgatcaaattataggatataagataaagtttttcttaacaacaaagatgaatgtttgacaagaaaattaaaataataaatatatatatatatatatatatatatatatatatatatatatatatatatatatatatatatgaaaagataatttaaaaagtatattgcATAAGCACTAAACAAATAGAAACAATAAATtacaaacacataataataataattagtcacaatctattattaacgtctagatatatttattgtatcttttataattttatatactaaattttatattttcatctttcaggaaattaaaaaaacactatgATAAATATGCCAACAATCCAAGTTGGGAAAgtgatatgttattttattaaccggggacttttttcaaataataattttgactcACACCCACACCATAAAACTTTTACATACCCGTGCGCGACAGTACGTTCGCAgtattgttatattatttaattattaatttatataaatgtttttttataaagatttgattatttatactccacgaaaataattatgatattttttcaaccaatattaaaaattgatataattttaagtcttattaaaaacatagttCTTTTTGGTTATCCCAAAATCAAATAGATTATTGATTATGATCAcacttaaaaggataaaattgtATGTTCCCTCACCCTAAATAAACATAACTATAAGAATTGAACTTGTGTATAATCAAATTCCATCCTAActtcaaatgaaaaaataaccCACTTTAATAAGGGACTACGGTATTTTTGATCCCTTGCCATGGCCTCCATACTTGTTATGTTatacattttatataataatatcattatatatattaggGGAAGAGAGGCATGGAGTGTCtttctgaattttttaaataataaaaaataaaagttaaatataataaaaaattgacagaataaaaaaaattaataatacaaaaatagtgaaaaattaatgtaaattagaaaaaaaaattaaaatttaagaaatggtttaaggataaatttttttaatgaaatatgtaTTTCAAATGAGGTAATTCTCATTATTAACCGTTGTagattatatataattgatttaatatttttctaaaaattattaaaaacctAAAATAATCATTTCAGTTGTTAAATAAACAATctgtaataagttttttttcaaagtttgaataagaaataataaattaacaaattccCACTGTTTTCTatgcaaatatttaaaaataaaaaacaaaagcaaaagcaaaataatgattttgttattaaaaataagatttaattatctatttagtctctataatttttaaacttatccATTTTAGATccaataagtgaattttttaataaatttatattttaatttctaaaagtttactgttaaatttttttaacagaattaaaaaaatttaaacggaaaacactttttaaaaattaaaatataaacttcaagactaaaaatttatttattaactataaagactaaaaataataaatttataaattataagaactaaataaataattaaacctaataataaaaaatattttctcgaATTGAATATTCcttaatccttataatttaaatcactttGGTCATGCAAACCTAAAAAGTGAATTGAATTCAAACTCAGTCCAAAATGCCCACATATTGGAGTTTACTAATTAATAGTAAGTTTTTATAAAAGGAAACAAACGGGGTTGGGGAGTAATTGGCTAGGGCGCATGTGGGGTatcataaaacttattttaggaAAACTCATAGCATAAAACTTGTACGGTACCCGTGTGTAACAGTGCCTTCGCAGgattgttatattatttaattattaatttatataaatgttttctttataaagatttgataattttatgccctaaaaataattagcaagtgatattttttcaattagcaagaaaaaagaagacaaaatcTGGGCcgtgtattttaaaataaatatattgaaatggACGGAAATTCTCTGTCACGGTGAGACTCTAGCCTGCAACTTAGAttattagattagattagattttcCAACTAAAAATCATCTAATCTAAGTAATTCGATGCTAGTCCGTAATTGAATTCAATTTATTGCTACAAAAATACCAATTGAGGCAACTAGAAATTGGAGTTTTGTGCAGAAATAACAGATGCTTTGGTCGAAGAGTGAGCAACGGTTACTATTCTTCTAGCTAGTGTCCTCGATCAACAACATTCAACTCCTCTGTCTTTCATTCAGTTTcacaagaaaacaacaaaaaacattgCATGCACAGGCTGTCATTACAACGGTCACTTCCCACTtttgcttttttattattaaacaaatagaaacaaaattgtTACTACCAATTTAAAGAAAGAGCGTTACACTCTGAACAACACTCCCTCTCTGAGTTTGTGGAAGATGCCATTGCCATGACATGAAGACCAAACCCATTATTGCCTtagccttcttcttcttgtgcTCAACCTGAAAGCAAAAGAAACAGATCTGAGATAATGGGTTGTTTTCTTCATTGCTTTGGTTCCTCCAAAAGCACAAAACCTAGGCGCAAGGCACAACATCACCACCATGTAACAGCAAACACCCTTCACCTTCTCTTCTTCAAagcttctatctttttttttttttttcaaattccaTTACCCTTTTGTTCGGTTCCTCAGAAACTGCATGGAAAAGGCcttgttcatttttattttctataaagtttaacacttgcacctttatttttttggcttttgattttttttaattggccAAACAGAGCTTATTAGATTAGCGTTTCTATAACCTAATTGAATCTTTTCAATGTTGTTGCAGCGAATTGCTAGAGACAGGTTGGAGCAACCTACGGCGTGTTGTTCTGTTCAGGATTACTCCGAAACAGTGGTACTTAGCACTGCATCACAAGAAGTCCAGTAAGTAATTTACTAATTGAGTTTCTAatattgtaacttttttttgtttttcgcaACAAAGCATGTTTGATTTTTGGGATTGAAGTTTATTTATGATTCTGATAAAATGGGTTTGGGATCTAGGGCTAAACCTTTGGAGCAGATAAACGTGAGCCCTAAAAAGAAAGTAACTTTTGATGTCAATGTGAAAACGTACGAGCCCGAGCCTGATGAAGTTGCTGATTACCAACTTGTGAGAAGTGAAGAGGGTAGAGAGGAAAGTGCTTTTGTTGAAAAGTTAAGCCAAACAAAGTCTTACTCTGAAGTAAGTTCGGTGACTTCAGCGAGGTCTTACCCTACAAACCATAGGTACCACAGTTGCACGTgtagtgatgatgaagatggAGCAATGGAGTATTGGGATAGTGATGTTACTGATGAGgatgaggatgatgatgatgatggtgatagTGACATGGGAGAAGAGTATGATGAAGTGGAAGAGGATTTTGAAGATGGAATAGTGTACTCAAGGTCAAGAAATGGTGCTAATCAAGTGGTTGTTGGAGAGGTGGAAAGTCCAATTCCAATGCATGATAAGGATCTGAAGTCAATTGGGTTGAACTCCAATGTTCGAGATAGGAGTGTGTATGTTAATCCTTTGCTGAACCCTGTGGAGAACCTCACTCAATGGAAAACAGTTAAAGCTAAAAGGGCACCCCCATTGGTGTCTCAGAAGGAGAATTTGGTTTTGAATCAAGAGTCTAGAGCTGCATTTGGAGCAGAAACAGAAACACCAAAGAAGTTGAACCGGGAAATTGCAGTTGATGCTAGCCTTTCGAATTGGTTGGGTTCATCAGAAACTACACCTGTTGTTAGCAAGGGTTTGTATGCGGGTACCCCGGAGAGGAGCAGCAGCAGTTCACAAGGCTCAAATTCAGTGGTGAGCCATGAAGATAGGCCTATTTTAGGTGCATTGACAGTTGAAGAGCTCAAACATTTTTCGGCTTCTTCTTTGCCAAGAAAATCACCAAGGGATGAGATGATGCCCATTATAGGCAGTGTTGGGAGCTACTGGAATTGTGGGGGCTATGCTGAGGATTCTGGCTCAGCAAACCGAGTAAGATCAAGAAAAGGGTACATTTGAAGTGAAATTTGGATCAAGTATTGGTTGAGGGTCAATTTTGATTGTGAAAAATAAGAGAGGGAATTGGCATTTCAACCCCATCAGAGACAGTATTAGAGAAAGTTGTTCCTTGTGGTATGTTTCACCTTCCAATGATGTGATTTTGGGAGTGTATTGTGTTGGGGTGCattttttgattcttttgtgAATTTGATAGTGTTTGTTGtttgcttttcttttgtaatatgCGGTTGGATTAATACTATTGTCAATTTGTCATGTATGTACTCCAAAGGGAGCTTATTTATCTGCTGTATATTGTCTCCGCATTTTCTTCCATGCTGATGATTGATGAAGAAGTCACAGGGGTTGAGAACAATGTTATATGTCTTAACAATGACTTAGAGTGAAGATAACTTACCCTGAGACATAATATGAAGGCATTGAAATAGGTTAAAtaaccttaaaaaataaaatcttattatgACTCTTGGCTCAATTTACCAGCCTATTTAGTAGTACTAAATAATAACTCAGGTTTAGCcctgagaaattttttttttatcatgatattaatacgaaataatttttatcaaatgattaatttttgttttgatttatttgatatttaaagTTAGGATTTATTTGATAggataattcatatattttaaaatggttaTCTAACCgataaaacttattattttttttatcaagatacagtaataataatatgacTTTCCTATAAGTCTCTATACTCCCTGGAATACTACTGTtttgactttatttatttattatggttTCTCTGTATTTCAATCTTAGTTTGACGCTTCGACCTTTTCCTCAGggtgaaaaatatttcttcatACACCTACGATTCTCTTTGCTCCATAGTCTATACACACCTTGGCAATTTCAGTTCAAATTAATGATGAGACCTGCCACcaacttatttatatatttattagctTAATCTTATTACCTTAGCATTTTGGTTCAAATTAATGACGAGTCCTACGATTCTCTTTGCTCCATAGTCTATACAcaccttatttattttgtttttttaatgcaaagaagcaattatttaatttgtgatGGGATTTTTGACAGCATCCCCCTTTGAGATGAATTTCTTTGTGATATTTGTAGGGTTCAAAATACATATAATTGTGTCTCTAAGAAAAGAAGATGAGTAAATACTCAATCAGTGAATTTGCAAGGCACAAACATTTAGGTCCTTgagttgtaaaataaaaattctcttAATTTGTCAAAAATTGACAAATTTAGCCTATCATTTATTTCAACATAAACGACACAATTTATGTGACATTAATAATCCATTTTGATAGTGAGAAATTGGACTAAGTGAGCCGTTGACTTGGATGAACAAAATTGTCATTTGAAATTTCAACGGACTAATTTGTCAATTTAGacaaatttccattttttatgaCATGGGTAATACAAAACGAAATAAACCTTTGTTATCCATTCTCACCAAGTCCTACTAGGGTAATAGTTGCCTCTTTTTGTGTTCCTTCCTTCTctgagtgagagtgagagtcCATGGGAGAAAAAAACCCTCTGATCGCCATCGACAATTGTGCTCCGACTGACATTTGAAGACGAAACCAATTGTTCTCGATCAATTTGGTCAAAAGGTAAGCATTCAATATTAGACTATTCACATTTTTTGTTCCTCTTTTTGTGGAAGTTGTTTGGTTGTGCGTGACTATGTCTTGGGTATTTCATTGTTGCTTGTATGAGAATACATTTCTGATATTTAAAAAGCTATCATTTTTCGTTTCTAGAACAAATTTAGGATTTAGGGTTTGTATTGATATGTTTCTGTTAAAGTGTGAGTGCACTCTGTTTTGGGTATAAAGATTTGACAATGGGCATTGATAATAGTTTAGATATTGAAATCGTGTTGTTGGTTATAAAAACCGTATCTTTGTGTTGGTGCTTAAGTAAATGGTCTTGTATGTGAAGAAATTAATCATGTTCTTTTCATGGATTGTAGGATGTCTGGTCACATCAATCTTATTGTGCACCACAAGGGTAGATTAGAAAGGGATGATCATGGCACATTGGAATATGTGGACAATGAGTTTTACGTTTGGGAGAATTGTGAAGTGGATTTGATGACATTGTGGATTGTTCTTGACTTGTGTAAATCTCGTGGGGGTTATCAAAgatgtgttgtttttttttggatCCTAACATTAACAGGAATGGTGAGTTGCTTTAATTGGAGAATCACAGAGATATCTTGCACATGTGTCACATAGGTATTGCTCACCATGATAAAGATGTGCATGTCTACTTTGAGCATATAGTGGATGATTTCCCAAATCTTGTAGGTGGTGAATCAAATTGAGGATGGAACTGAAGGTATTGATACTGACCTTGACTAGGAAATTGAAAGGATTACTAACCAAATCTGAAATCAAGTTAATAACTTTGTGAATTGTTGATGCACAAAGTAATGTACAAGAGCCTTGGGTGGAGGAAATGCTAATTACGTTCCCTGCTATGTTATGTTTGATTTGTATTAATGTTAAAGTCCTTAAGTTCAATGTTATATTGCACTGAAtctttcaatttgatctttcaaTTGCCATTATAAAAGCTTAGCAAGGCTGCCATTATACGTGATGCAAAAGAGATATAATATGTTAGtctcatttttataaataagtgaCAAATCAGTCCAGTAgtcaataatattatttgatgtCAATTAAATCCCTAAATCTAACAATTGGTTGACAAATTAGTCCAACATGTACAATTACAAAGATTCTCATTTCATGCAATCTAACAACCCATTCACCATCCCTAAACTGGTCATAAACAAATcaccataacaaaaaaaaggaaacaaagtaTTTTATAATCTTCAATTCCTTTTGCAAGTAATCAATCATCTCCCTTAGCTCTTCCATCCACCTTTCTTCAAATGATTTCAcccaataataaaattacattttccaaCTTCTTGCCATTCAACAATGGGTAGTCAGTTTATTATTGCCAAAAAAATGGGACAACTAAAGTAATAGTGTAATAAACATTAGTACAAATTGGAAACAACCTTTGACAATGAGCAAATGTAAAACAACTTCCCTAGATTTTTagaggttttttattttctaattacagCCTTTAACATTCAACATAACAGTCATGGCTGCCACCACCATTGTTGGATGACTCACATTCACCACCCATTAGCTCCCACTCGATTTGTGCAGCAACAGAAGAAGATAACAATGAGATGGACGTTGGAGGAGAAGATATACAACTTGGATgggggagaagaagaaggggacAACTATTGGAAAAGAAGAAGCTATTAGGGGAGAAGTggttgtgcaaaaaaaaaaatttataatggttGGGGGAGAAGAAGTAGCCATTGGGTATCAACGGTTACTTTATTGCtgtaaaaaaatggaaattcaTCTTGTTTATATTAACAAAAGAAATAGATGGTGGTATGGATTTGTTGGTCTTTTTATAAATTGAgggacaaaattttatattttcaaaattcatgaACCCAAGTGTCAGTGCCTTGCAAATCCAATGACTAAATTGGGTATTTACCCAGAGAAAATTGAACAATGTGTACATATGACTACAAGAGCTATTGCATCTACAAACATTGAAAGTTAAGTTAAATAAAAGTTGCTATCTCAATCTCAGAGTCTAGTTGTGCACTAGATTGTGCAGTGTCGACATGTTGAAAGCTAGGCACAGTGAGTGTGAGCAACTCTTGGGACACAGATTCATGGTGGGTCGACACAAAGGATTTTTGTGAATACATTTTAGAATAAGTCTTAATACCAACATTAGGACTTCAGCTGCAATACCTTTAGGCGGAGCCAACCTTTTATCTAGGAAATCTAAGAAGTGTTGACCAAATTCCTCAGACTCTAAACACAGAAGGACCTCCTGAGGGTACCTCCCCACCAGAATTTCTA is a genomic window containing:
- the LOC100787541 gene encoding uncharacterized protein, which translates into the protein MGCFLHCFGSSKSTKPRRKAQHHHHRIARDRLEQPTACCSVQDYSETVVLSTASQEVQAKPLEQINVSPKKKVTFDVNVKTYEPEPDEVADYQLVRSEEGREESAFVEKLSQTKSYSEVSSVTSARSYPTNHRYHSCTCSDDEDGAMEYWDSDVTDEDEDDDDDGDSDMGEEYDEVEEDFEDGIVYSRSRNGANQVVVGEVESPIPMHDKDLKSIGLNSNVRDRSVYVNPLLNPVENLTQWKTVKAKRAPPLVSQKENLVLNQESRAAFGAETETPKKLNREIAVDASLSNWLGSSETTPVVSKGLYAGTPERSSSSSQGSNSVVSHEDRPILGALTVEELKHFSASSLPRKSPRDEMMPIIGSVGSYWNCGGYAEDSGSANRVRSRKGYI